The following are encoded together in the Penicillium digitatum chromosome 3, complete sequence genome:
- a CDS encoding FK506 suppressor Sfk1, putative, with amino-acid sequence MWILSFWVFPVISGCMWIATLVAMLSTWAADGKPIYSTMSNGLTIPYISHIGAEGLKPLFITGSVVTVVFMDLGLLSERWLRHAGQLARNKGRFDKTCAVGSIFFSITGALGLILLSIFDTKHHHNLHDGFLGMFIASYVVCALLVCLEYIQIGRFYHPQARILIVSFAIKALFVVCELAVGITFAVCVKAGNKKNAAAVCEWVAALIFAFFVFSFVIDLLPSVRTKRHVPQGEKYARPGVEERPIDF; translated from the exons ATGTGGATTCTCTCGTTCTGGGTCTTCCCCGTGATATCCGGGTGCATGTGGATAG CCACACTAGTAGCCATGCTGTCCACCTGGGCGGCGGATGGAAAGCCAATATATTCCACCATGAGCAATGGGCTCACCATTCC TTACATTTCCCATATCGGAGCCGAGGGACTCAAACCGCTGTTCATCACAGGCAGTGTAGTAACCGTCGTATTCATGGATCTCGGTCTCCTCTCTGAGCGTTGGCTTCGCCATGCCGGGCAACTAGCCCGAAACAAAGGGAGGTTCGACAAGACTTGTGCGGTTGGATCGATCTTTTTCTCGATCACTGGGGCTTTAGGTCTCATTCTTCTGTCCATCTTCGACACCAAGCATCACCATAACCTCCACGACGGGTTTTTGGGGATGTTCATAGCGAGCTATGTGGTCTGCGCCCTCCTGGTGTGTCTGGAATACATCCAGATCGGTCGATTCTACCATCCACAAGCCCGGATCTTGATAGTCAGCTTCGCCATTAAAGCTCTTTTCGTCGTCTGCGAACTCGCGGTCGGGATTACATTTGCCGTATGTGTGAAAGCTGGAAATAAAAAGAACGCCGCAGCCGTCTGTGAATGGG TTGCCGCCCTTATATTCGCATTCTTTGTTTTTTCGTTTGTCATTGATCTCCTGCCATCTGTTCGTACCAAGAGACATGTTCCGCAGGGTGAAAAGTATGCTCGGCCAGGTGTGGAGGAACGTCCAATCGACTTCTAG
- a CDS encoding protein kinase, putative — protein MDLARQCGSAVTYSLKIYMASKTVTRVVEIYNHLQTIQSSHAGQPCLRPLIEIFQAQSPNGLSSHSCLVYLPLGISLGQLTRLLPDGVVSSTMVRTTIRNILAVLDFLHMEARVIHTDLQPNNILLGTKDDSIRSKFKQAEFEASVPRKILDARTIYVSRSLPISSGTPVLCDLGEARLGTDQQQGEIMPDIYRAPEVILNMRWDSRIWDLFERRHLFGARNPARELDDGDHLAEMQAALGSPPVEFLLRSERSFLLWDKHGNWKGRLPAFSPTNVIDTSNIHHWP, from the exons ATGGATCTAGCGCGACAGTGTGGCTCTGCCGTGACTTACT CATTGAAGATTTACATGGCTTCAAAAACAGTGACTCGAGTGGTCGAGATTTATAACCACCTACAAACGATACAATCCAGTCATGCGGGTCAGCCGTGCCTGCGACCATTGATTGAGATTTTTCAGGCCCAGAGTCCCAACGGACTTAGTAGTCACAGTTGTCTAGTATATCTACCGCTTGGTATCAGCCTCGGCCAGCTCACCCGGTTACTCCCGGATGGGGTGGTGAGTAGTACTATGGTAAGAACTACGATACGCAATATCCTTGCAGTTCTAGACTTCCTTCACATGGAGGCACGAGTTATACATACTG ATCTCCAACCAAACAATATTCTCCTTGGCACTAAAGACGACTCGATCCGATCCAAATTCAAACAGGCCGAATTTGAAGCGTCTGTGCCGCGAAAGATCCTCGATGCTCGTACCATTTATGTCTCACGTTCACTCCCCATCTCTTCTGGGACGCCCGTTCTCTGTGATTTAGGTGAGGCTCGACTAGGCACCGACCAGCAACAGGGCGAAATTATGCCAGATATCTATCGGGCCCCGGAAGTTATCTTAAACATGAGATGGGATAGCAGG ATTTGGGATCTGTTTGAGCGTCGCCACCTTTTCGGGGCTCGGAATCCCGCACGCGAATTGGATGATGGAGATCATCTTGCCGAAATGCAGGCGGCCCTAGGAAGCCCACCCGTTGAGTTCCTTCTTCGGAGCGAACGGAGCTTCTTATTATGGGATAAACATG GTAATTGGAAAG GACGACTTCCTGCGTTTTCTCCGACGAATGTTAT TGATACCAG CAATATTCACCACTGGCCCTGA
- a CDS encoding FAD dependent oxidoreductase, putative, translating into MVSSNGWRALALSLALVPQAMADICATLEAGGIDIENRISLVYNYDLTEYWSTACGDLKPTCIAAPSSAAEMAQVVKNLHNVDTLFAIKSGGHNPNNGFASIQDGLLISTKNLDQVDYNPEDHTAIVGPGLSWEEAQKGLAGTGRTIVGGRMGGVGVGGYMLGGGMSFLSTQYGWAANNVLDYEVVLANGTIVHASENENPDLFKSLKGGGNNFGVVTAYTLQTHPQDHKVWGGNYLFTADKAPEILTAVRNFTDEYPDDKAAIIVTFERGLLLDLCIMFLFYDGPEPPSGVFDEFTAIEHTSTAKTFDSYYDLLKHNDFFILKGQRYNIATETTPLPNRTVGMAPLQEYYDHFRNVTESVLEVAGVLGSIAFQPMPTTFSQKAKDHGGDLLDIPSDQPYIILELDFSYGLAVDDGKIDAATIELYQGLDHLVHKNVDQGLLPDVHRPLFMNDAYYRQDYWGRLSPESKALALKTCKAYDPQGFFQKRTSGGWRLRD; encoded by the exons ATGGTCTCCAGCAACGGATGGCGCGCTCTGGCACTGTCACTGGCTCTTGTCCCACAGGCAATGGCAGACATCTGCGCGACACTCGAGGCCGGTGGCATTGACATTGAAAATCGTATCTCATTGGTTTACAATTATGATCTGACCGAGTATTGGTCCACGGCATGCGGCGATCTCAAGCCAACGTGCATTGCAGCTCCATCCAGTGCAGCGGAGATGGCCCAGGTTGTCAAGAACTTGCACAATGTGGATACTCTCTT TGCCATCAAGAGTGGAGGACATAACCCCAACAATGGATTTGCGAGTATCCAAGATGGATTGCTGATTTCGACTAAGAATTTGGATCAGGTTGACTATAACCCCGAGGATCACACTGCTATTGTCGGTCCTGGGCTTTCATGGGAAGAGGCCCAGAAAGGCCTCGCAGGAACTGGTCGGACTATCGTTGGAGGACGAAtgggaggagttggagttGGTGGATATATGCTCGGCG GTGGTATGAGTTTTCTGAGTACCCAATATGGCTGGGCTGCGAACAATGTCTTGGACTACGAAGTTGTCCTGGCCAATGGGACCATTGTCCACGCATCTGAAAATGAAAACCCAG ACCTCTTCAAAAGCTTAAAGGGGGGCGGGAATAACTTCGGAGTCGTCACTGCATACACCCTACAGACGCATCCTCAAGACCACAAGGTCTGGGGTGGCAACTATCTTTTCACGGCCGACAAAGCCCCCGAGATTCTTACGGCGGTGCGCAATTTCACCGATGAGTATCCCGATGACAAGGCCGCGATTATCGTGACATTCGAGCGCGGTCTCTTGCTGGACCTCTGTATTATGTTCCTCTTCTACGACGGCCCCGAGCCCCCCTCTGGAGTCTTCGACGAGTTCACTGCGATTGAACACACCTCAACGGCCAAGACTTTTGACAGCTACTACGACCTTCTCAAGCACAACGACTTTTTTATTCTCAA GGGGCAACGCTACAACATCGCCACCGAGACCACGCCTCTTCCCAACAGAACCGTGGGCATGGCCCCACTCCAGGAGTACTATGACCATTTCCGCAACGTGACTGAGTCCGTCCTCGAAGTGGCCGGTGTCCTAGGCTCAATTGCCTTCCAGCCCATGCCCACGACGTTCTCCCAGAAGGCCAAGGACCATGGAGGA GACCTCCTCGATATTCCCTCGGATCAACCGTATATTATCCTTGAGCTTGACTTCTCCTACGGTCTAGCCGTCGACGACGGCAAGATTGACGCAGCCACCATTGAACTTTACCAAGGACTGGATCACCTGGTCCACAAGAACGTCGACCAGGGCCTTCTTCCAGACGTGCATCGGCCATTGTTTATGAATGACGCATACTACCGCCAGGACTACTGGGGTCGTCTTAGCCCCGAGTCCAAGGCGCTTGCTCTGAAGACCTGTAAAGCGTATGATCCCCAAGGGTTCTTCCAGAAGCGGACCAGTGGAGGCTGGAGATTGAGGGACTAG
- a CDS encoding Mitochondrial exoribonuclease Cyt-4, putative: protein MALTRIRALQKRAGAIFSPVHCKWRQNRAGCSSTLSAAHFPVLSGGRRFLTTTRTLESAGAVRADSEQKTSKQDEPPRVPIDGNILLRSQFELHGDIRTYLRKWQDTNPNNMDPVRRSDSKNRPLELPGKSIGTMPNGRDTIDAWGDPNRYQEAMDKDEFEGEHLEQGDLIARLNADGVFNYGIYVRSVHKQKQFYNGNGNWRICSNAELDYVIKGFAPTELVEPLTPWFPDGEAVASQDIQLTPEGGLPRPLGAPLLRMMGNFKSHILKFYRENSQILDNLHDTVADDTEVLHLSLENLTTTALGIDESELTSVNLFAVHQAVRRHPFLIEKDGSSLFSRMYIVQPKRIANIVKQVIDWTHEHQEQCVRATMRKDTPGFKDHPMHRFITKAQRLIRLSRRLRSPTIMSSVGPSSNRYSPGQDGNPLVFRELSTEKFSADDQMIIEYLQLYSVPAIVMPSGTLRSTATHIMRATGMYNTLGLSEASTRLLLQEIGIIAPWENLLPLDQYLMLPGHGISLAKDMELEEIDESCSKLTADQLQDSMRHLRKDWGDMPVYCVDDVTAQEIDDGISLEPIPGSRNTFWVHVHVANPTAFIKHDNPIIQYAASRLFTTYIPERTYPMLPKALTEPHFSLAAGRPVLTFSAKMNLRGEILDSEIKNGTIHNVINLTHKTLRDFFDPDSEEQLESFTVGGNFTEPPMPHGKRIQESLRPEDKDRFHIMRQLMLAFRQTRRRNGAMDLTPLSPELSVSVQSGDAPMPPYDLQSITGRHYLGDPVIRLNVHSHNPYDVRDQSRDNLISLIMNLAGHVSGQFCAARNIPVVYDGTWYDPEYGRVTNKNLAHFGGEGFYELSAPLAYSSSTPTKHETLGLDTYVKSTSPLRRYTDVIAHYQIEATLRFEHEHGRQFDALVDSPDPAEFDLVETDPTAADPAEAATEITTNDTYTPPTSPLPFSKSDIDAHLIYSQPLRTRLRNLDRYSRQHWACMLLFRAFYFSECNLPVTFPCLLRTPRTKPRHLDEEYSGVITSLGVNCSVTIPQDFPDKDKLDIFCMVEAHITAIDMATLQVTMEATGFVKPFERKGEWA from the exons ATGGCACTTACAAGAATAAGGGCTTTGCAGAAGCGGGCTGGTGCAATTTTTTCACCTGTCCACTGTAAATGGCGACAGAACCGCGCAGGATGTTCGTCAACTTTGTCCGCAGCTCACTTTCCGGTGTTGTCTGGGGGGCGACGCTTTTTGACTACCACGAGAACATTGGAGTCAGCTGGAGCTGTCCGAGCCGACAGTGAG CAGAAAACTTCCAAGCAAGATGAGCCCCCAAGAGTTCCCATCGATGGCAATATCCTCCTTCGGTCCCAATTTGAATTGCATGGAGACATTCGAACGTATCTGCGGAAATGGCAGGATACAAATCCTAACAATATGGACCCAGTACGCCGATCCGACTCCAAGAACCGGCCATTGGAATTACCAGGTAAATCGATTGGCACAATGCCCAACGGTCGCGACACGATCGATGCTTGGGGTGACCCGAACAGGTACCAAGAGGCTATGGATAAAGATGAATTCGAAGGTGAACATCTCGAGCAGGGTGACTTGATCGCCCGGTTGAACGCAGATGGAGTGTTCAATTATGGAATCTACGTGCGGTCTGTTCACAAACAGAAGCAGTTCTACAATGGCAATGGAAACTGGCGCATTTGCTCCAACGCGGAGCTCGACTACGTTATCAAAGGATTTGCACCTACTGAACTTGTTGAGCCTCTCACGCCATGGTTCCCGGATGGCGAGGCTGTCGCAAGCCAAGACATTCAGCTGACCCCCGAGGGAGGTCTTCCGAGGCCGCTTGGTGCTCCTCTTCTGAGGATGATGGGTAATTTCAAGAGTCACATCTTGAAATTCTATAGAGAAAACTCCCAGATACTGGATAATCTTCATGATACGGTGGCAGACGATACCGAAGTTCTCCACTTGAGCCTTGAAAACTTGACAACAACTGCACTTGGCATTGACGAATCTGAACTGACCAGCGTCAACTTGTTTGCTGTTCATCAAGCTGTTCGCCGGCACCCTTTCCTCATAGAAAAAGATGGTAGCTCCTTGTTCAGTCGGATGTATATTGTGCAGCCAAAACGGATCGCCAACATTGTCAAACAAGTCATTGACTGGACTCATGAACACCAAGAACAATGTGTTCGAGCCACAATGCGCAAAGATACCCCAGGGTTTAAAGACCACCCAATGCACCGATTTATCACTAAAGCACAGCGGTTGATTCGCCTTAGCAGAAGGCTCCGCTCTCCGACTATTATGTCCAGCGTGGGTCCATCCTCTAACAGGTATTCGCCTGGTCAGGATGGAAACCCATTGGTATTCCGTGAACTCTCCACCGAGAAGTTCAGTGCAGATGACCAAATGATCATTGAATATTTGCAGCTGTACTCGGTTCCTGCCATTGTCATGCCGTCAGGCACCTTGAGATCCACAGCAACACATATCATGCGTGCCACGGGTATGTACAATACTCTTGGTCTGAGTGAGGCTTCAACACGTCTTTTATTGCAAGAGATCGGCATCATAGCGCCTTGGGAGAACCTTCTACCTCTTGACCAGTATCTGATGCTTCCTGGGCATGGCATTTCCCTCGCAAAGGACATGGAGTTGGAAGAGATTGATGAATCTTGCTCTAAACTTACTGCTGATCAGCTGCAGGATTCTATGCGACACCTGAGAAAAGATTGGGGAGATATGCCAGTCTACTGTGTGGACGATGTGACGGCGCAAGAAATTGATGACGGCATATCGCTGGAGCCCATCCCAGGATCTCGTAATACATTCTGGGTGCATGTCCACGTCGCGAACCCAACAGCCTTCATTAAGCATGACAACCCCATCATCCAGTATGCAGCCTCACGACTCTTCACCACCTACATCCCGGAACGCACTTATCCCATGCTTCCCAAAGCTCTCACGGAGCCCCACTTCAGTTTGGCAGCTGGTCGGCCAGTACTCACGTTTAGTGCGAAGATGAATCTTCGAGGGGAGATTTTGGATAGTGAGATCAAAAACGGGACAATTCACAATGTCATCAATCTCACTCACAAAACACTGCGCGACTTTTTTGACCCCGATTCCGAAGAACAGTTGGAATCCTTCACCGTAGGAGGCAACTTCACCGAACCACCAATGCCACACGGCAAAAGAATCCAAGAAAGCCTGCGGCCCGAGGATAAAGATCGATTCCACATCATGCGTCAACTTATGCTCGCGTTCCGCCAAACCCGCAGACGGAATGGCGCCATGGACCTCACCCCTCTTAGCCCAGAGCTTTCGGTCTCAGTCCAGTCTGGCGATGCCCCGATGCCGCCATACGATTTACAATCCATAACTGGACGCCACTATCTCGGTGACCCAGTCATCCGGCTCAATGTGCACTCACATAATCCATACGACGTTCGTGATCAATCGCGGGACAATTTGATCTCCCTGATCATGAATTTAGCCGGGCACGTCTCTGGGCAGTTCTGTGCCGCACGCAATATCCCCGTTGTCTACGACGGCACCTGGTACGACCCGGAGTACGGACGCGTAACCAACAAAAACTTGGCCCATTTCGGCGGTGAGGGCTTCTATGAGCTCAGCGCACCGTTGGCCTACTCTTCCTCAACCCCAACCAAGCACGAAACCCTTGGCTTGGATACGTACGTCAAGAGCACCAGTCCGCTGCGCAGATATACAGATGTTATTGCGCATTACCAGATTGAGGCAACACTGCGGTTCGAGCATGAACACGGCCGTCAGTTTGACGCTCTTGTTGATAGTCCTGATCCTGCAGAATTCGATCTGGTTGAGACGGATCCAACAGCGGCAGATCCAGCAGAGGCAGCCACTGAAATCACCACCAATGACACATACACCCCTCCCACCTCTCCCCTCCCCTTCTCCAAATCCGACATTGACGCCCACCTCATCTACTCCCAGCCCCTGCGCACACGTCTCAGAAATCTTGACAGATACTCCAGACAGCACTGGGCCTGTATGCTCCTCTTCCGTGCATTCTATTTCTCTGAGTGCAATCTCCCCGTCACCTTCCCGTGTCTGCTACGCACCCCACGCACCAAGCCTAGACATCTGGACGAGGAGTATTCCGGCGTCATCACCAGTCTTGGCGTGAACTGCTCGGTCACCATCCCCCAGGATTTCCCAGATAAAGATAAGCTGGATATCTTCTGCATGGTTGAAGCCCATATCACTGCTATCGATATGGCGACTCTACAGGTGACTATGGAGGCGACTGGGTTTGTGAAGCCATTTGAGAGGAAGGGTGAATGGGCTTGA
- a CDS encoding Pyridoxal phosphate-dependent transferase, major region, subdomain 2, protein MSHSSEAIGASTRSLHADDALNLVTDVAPPMHLSTTFRYSHDPTQLVPAADATPADYDPTSHIYSRMSAPNPTRFETILSSLLHGQVISYSSGLSALHGALTLLNPRRISVGDGYHGCHGVIALFTRLTGLQKLPLDCSPDQLEQGDVILLETPVNPQGTAFDIASYAAKAHARGAYLIVDSTFAPPGLQEPFQFGADIIMHSGTKYFGGHSDMLCGVLATNRDDWAAQLKSDRLFIGTVMGSMEGWLGVRSLRTLEIRVQRQSENAAHLISWLDAALHAPHPTPNSDEAAVQAVLGEVLHASLQKVEGDWLQKQMPHGFGPVFSIVMKEMRFARELPSKLHFFQHATSLGGVETLIEWRTMTDATVDRKLLRISIGLENWEDLKADMARAFHELAK, encoded by the exons atgTCTCACTCAAGCGAAGCTATTGGCGCCTCCACGCGCTCCCTGCATGCTGATGATGCCTTGAACCTCGTTACTGATGTCGCTCCTCCTATGCATCTCTCTACTACATTTCGTTATTCCCATGATCCAACTCAGCTAGTACCGGCTGCCGATGCCACCCCT GCCGACTATGATCCAACCTCCCATATCTACTCACGCATGTCCGCACCGAATCCTACCCGCTTCGAGACAATTCTCTCCTCCCTCCTACACGGTCAAGTTATCAGCTATTCCTCTGGCCTTTCAGCCCTGCACGGCGCCCTGACCCTCCTTAACCCTCGCCGCATCTCCGTCGGCGATGGCTACCACGGCTGTCACGGCGTCATCGCCCTCTTCACCCGTTTAACAGGCCTGCAAAAGCTTCCCCTCGACTGCTCACCCGACCAGCTCGAACAAGGAGACGTCATCCTTCTCGAAACACCCGTCAACCCCCAAGGCACTGCCTTTGACATTGCCTCCTACGCCGCCAAAGCCCACGCCCGCGGCGCATACCTTATCGTCGACAGCACCTTCGCCCCACCAGGCCTTCAGGAGCCATTCCAGTTCGGCGCAGACATCATCATGCACTCAGGTACCAAGTACTTCGGTGGCCACAGCGATATGCTGTGCGGTGTCCTCGCCACGAACCGCGACGACTGGGCCGCTCAGCTAAAATCCGACCGTCTGTTCATTGGAACCGTCATGGGTAGCATGGAGGGTTGGCTCGGCGTCCGCAGTCTGCGCACATTGGAGATCCGTGTGCAGCGCCAGAGCGAGAATGCGGCCCATCTCATTTCTTGGCTTGACGCTGCCCTGCATGCGCCGCACCCCACGCCTAATAGCGATGAGGCGGCTGTGCAGGCTGTTCTCGGTGAGGTCTTACATGCTAGTCTGCAGAAGGTTGAGGGTGACTGGTTGCAAAAGCAGATGCCTCATGGATTTGGGCCTGTTTTCTCCATCGTCATGAAGGAGATGCGCTTCGCTCGTGAGTTGCCGAGTAAATTGCATTTCTTCCAACATGCTACTAGTCTGGGCGGTGTTGAGACGCTGATTGAGTGGAGGACTATGACTGATGCGACGGTTGATCGGAAGTTATTGCGGATTAGTATTGGGTTGGAGAACTGGGAGGATTTGAAGGCCGACATGGCGAGGGCATTCCATGAGCTTGCGAAGTAG
- a CDS encoding Integral membrane protein: MGFFKHPCGSISIITHIIQCISSLIVLAITAWAVRDTKTLTVIFSLVVAVLTPIVYGTALSTSCVNRRRRWHVLPLLVADAALSYLWLTSFIFLALNFNNVSCNVHLWNGEEVCSRKYTAEAFGFIAFFATLMALVFEVLYTYLPKKDASMQEKQNGVTTLEDNLRGAGVLDP; the protein is encoded by the exons ATGGGCTTCTTCAAACACCCCTGTGGTTCAATCTCAATCATCACCCATATCATCCAATGCATCAGTTCATTGATCGTCCTCGCCATCACAGCCTGGGCAGTCCGCGACACTAAAACCCTTACAGTGATTTTCTCCTTGGTGGTG GCGGTCCTGACTCCAATTGTCTACGGCACAGCACTAAGCACCAGCTGTGTCAACAGACGTCGCAGATGGCACGTTCTCCCTCTACTGGTGGCTGATGCAGCACTATCTTACCT CTGGCTCACGTCATTCATCTTCCTGGCTCTGAATTTTAACAACGTCAGCTGCAACGTCCACCTCTGGAACGGAGAGGAGGTGTGTAGCCGGAAGTATACGGCCGAGGCATTCGGATTCATTGCATT CTTCGCGACATTGATGGCTCTGGTATTCGAAGTTTTGTATACTTACCTGCCGAAAAAGGATGCCTCTATGCAGGAGAAGCAAAATGGGGTGACGACCTTGGAGGATAATCTACGGGGTGCCGGGGTGTTAGACCCTTGA
- a CDS encoding reverse transcriptase translates to MSETFTIHYFATASQYTSKNTESLPAPLKLSALFGELEQRYPGIVHKVLSTCGVSLNGEYVDVQEDEEVLIQAGGEVAVIPPLSDDFKQRVRTAYKEDPKWSLVLNELQRVTQDPDPIKPRLPYETDDGLLYSTQADGDRWLCIPEAIKDDIFEMAHGDGHLGFHRAWQKMRGFVIHKGAKKLRVYIDQCDECKKNAVHLHKPYGSLQPILAPPIPFHTLTIDFVTGLPRTKKGFDAVAIYTCKSTKRIGSTPGKKTWSGEEWAIAVLRDLQKGDWGIPVVWISDRDKRFVQGFWKGIFTALRTKLLYTAAYNPQADGQSERSNQTGEIWLRHWQNIHQEADWDEGLAPMQASLNASVNVSTGDSPHKLMFGVDLRMPWNLLRQAFVGSPQASRQDADECAKYAAMVMKKQYDSRHKPIFFQKNDFVYLRLAQGTEPGYVWPSRNITRKLTQRHIKCRVIERVGRLAYRLQMPPELAGAHPVVSLQHLERAPQEGDLSSAEPPSTFDPRFPEDTDRADVDAVLDMRHRGRGRGRRKQYLVRWSGVGNEHLEWLDEDNLVGAEEKVLEYLQDVLHHTQEFTN, encoded by the exons ATGTCGGAAACATTCACAATTCACTACTTCGCAACAGCATCCCAATACACATCCAAAAATACCGAATCGCTTCCCGCACCCTTGAAATTATCCGCTCTGTTTGGCGAACTCGAGCAGCGATACCCTGGCATTGTCCACAAGGTTCTGTCCACTTGTGGTGTCAGTCTGAATGGGGAGTATGTTGATGTccaggaggatgaggaggttCTCATCCAGGCTGGGGGAGAGGTGGCTGTTATCCCGCCT CTCTCCGATGATTTCAAGCAACGTGTGCGAACAGCTTACAAGGAAGACCCTAAATGGAGCCTTGTCCTCAACGAGCTCCAAAGGGTGACACAGGACCCCGACCCTATCAAGCCACGTCTACCCTACGAAACCGACGACGGCTTGCTGTATTCAACGCAGGCCGACGGCGACCGGTGGCTGTGTATTCCTGAGGCGATCAAAGATGATATCTTCGAAATGGCACACGGTGACGGACACCTCGGTTTCCATCGCGCCTGGCAGAAGATGCGAGGCTTTGTCATACACAAGGGAGCAAAAAAGCTCCGGGTGTATATCGACCAGTGTGACGAGTGCAAAAAAAACGCAGTACATCTTCACAAACCATACGGATCACTTCAGCCGATTCTCGCGCCACCGATCCCGTTTCATACGCTGACAATTGACTTTGTTACCGGCCTGCCACGCACGAAGAAGGGTTTCGATGCGGTGGCAATCTACACATGTAAATCCACAAAGCGTATCGGCTCGACGCCCGGAAAGAAGACCTGGAGCGGTGAAGAATGGGCTATCGCGGTCCTCCGTGACCTCCAGAAGGGCGACTGGGGGATCCCCGTGGTGTGGATCTCCGACCGGGACAAGCGCTTTGTTCAAGGCTTCTGGAAGGGTATATTTACTGCCCTACGCACTAAGCTCCTATATACGGCGGCGTATAACCCACAGGCGGACGGCCAATCGGAACGTTCGAACCAAACAGGCGAAATCTGGCTACGCCACTGGCAGAATATCCACCAAGAAGCGGATTGGGACGAAGGTCTCGCGCCAATGCAAGCCTCACTGAATGCCTCAGTCAATGTATCCACTGGCGACTCACCACATAAACTTATGTTCGGTGTCGATCTACGTATGCCATGGAATCTCCTCCGTCAGGCTTTCGTCGGATCTCCCCAAGCGAGCCGACAGGACGCTGACGAATGTGCCAAGTACGCGGCTATGGTGATGAAGAAGCAATACGATAGCCGTCACAAGCCTATCTTTTTCCAGAAGAATGACTTCGTATACTTACGTCTTGCGCAAGGGACTGAGCCAGGTTATGTATGGCCATCGCGCAACATCACAAGGAAACTTACCCAGCGACATATCAAGTGCCGTGTCATTGAACGCGTCGGACGCCTGGCATATCGCTTGCAGATGCCGCCAGAGCTTGCTGGAGCTCACCCAGTGGTATCATTACAACACCTAGAACGTGCCCCTCAAGAAGGCGATCTCTCTTCAGCTGAACCTCCCTCCACGTTCGACCCACGCTTTCCAGAAGACACAGATCGTGCAGACGTAGACGCGGTCCTGGATATGCGACACAGAGGCCGCGGACGGGGTCGACGAAAGCAGTACCTAGTCCGGTGGTCCGGAGTGGGGAATGAACACCTGGAGTGGCTGGATGAGGATAACCTGGTGGGAGCAGAAGAAAAGGTCCTAGAATACCTCCAAGACGTCCTGCATCATACGCAGGAGTTCACAAATTAA